ATGCGGAACGGCCGGGAGTTCTGGAGAATGTCGAGGTACAGCACCTCCCCGTTGTCGAGCACCCCCAGGTTGACGGTCTCGTTGAAGCGGTGGTGCAGCTCCAGCATGAACTCGTGGGCCACGTCCTTCAGCTCGCGGCGCACATTGGACGCCCGTTCGAAGAGCCTCATGCCCAGCGCGTAGCGCGCCCCGTCGGCGCTCCGTTCCACGTAGCCGCGCTCCGCCAGGGCGCTGGCCGTCCTGGGCCTCGTCCGCACGGCCGAAGGGAGCGAAGACGCCGGGATCGCCCTCCTCGATCGGGCGCTGAGGGCGGCGCCCGACGATCGCTTCGTCGTGTACTGGTCGGCCGGCGCAGCGCCGACGCGCGCGGAGACGATCGCCCGGCTCGCGAAGTACCTCGGGATCAGCGAGGGGGACGACCCGGACCGGATCGAGGGGGCGCGCGGGACGATGCGTCTCTACACGGCGCTCGGCGAGCGGCAGGTGTGGATCCCGAAGAGTCGGCCGGCCCGGCTCGAGCTGCCCCTGTATCCCCTGCCCGGCGTCGCGGGACGGAACCGAGGCTACCTCGTCGAGGCGGTCCTCGGCGAGGGAAAGCGCACGCGCCTCCTCCTCGACACCGGCAGCGGAGGCCTCTTCCTGCTGGAGCGGATCGCGAGGAGGGGGGGGCTCGTCCCGCTGTCCGAGGAGACCGTGTTCGGAGGAGGAGGAGGCGGGCGCCAGACCACGCGGCGCGGCCTTCTGCCGGCGATCGCTCTCGGCGACCTCCGATTCGCCGACGCCTTGGTGTCGACGACGACCGACGAAATCGAGCCGACGGGCCGGTACCACGGCGTTCTCGGCCTGCCGGTCTTCGAGGGGTACCGGGTCACGCTGGACCTCGAGCGGAGCCGGCTCGTGCTCGAGCCCCCCGCCGAGGAGCCGGGCGGGAGTCCCTATTGGTCGATCGCGGGCCAGATGCTCGTTCGAGTCGAAGCCGGCGAGGGCGCCGGCGGCCTGTTCATGCTGGACACCGGGGCGACGTCGAGCCAGGTGTCCCTGACCCTCGCGAAGTCGGCACCCAAGGCGAGCCTCGGCGCGGAGATCCCGGTGCGCGGCTTCGGTGGCACGATGCCGGGGGCGCGGCCGGTGCGGGGCATCGCGCTGGCCTTCCAGGGATTGGCGTCGGAGGGGCGCGAGCTGATCGCCGCCGACCTGACGATGCGGAGCCGCCTCGGTGGCGTCGAGGTGTCCGGCCAGCTCGGCCTCGATCTCCTGGACGGGACCCGGGTCGTGGTGGACACCAAGGCGCACCGCATCGAGGTGACGCGAGGGACGAAGACGAAGAAGTAGGTCGGACGGTCGATCGGATCCGGACCGAGGGCGTTCCGTCACGCGGCCCCCGCGCTGGAACCCCGACCTCAGGCTGCGGTATCCTGCCGCCCCGCTCCCACCGCGACCCCGGGGGAGCCTCCAGGAGACGCCGTCATGCCGATCACCCGACTCGACCAGATGATCGACGCGCTCAAGAGCCGCCCGCGGAAGCGCCTGATCGCGGCCTACGCGAACGATCCGCACACGGTCGGGGCGGTGGGGCGGGCCGTGGAGCTCGGCATCGTGGACGCGACCCTCGTGGGCGACGAGGCGGCGATCCGGGCGGCGTGCGTGCGGGAAGGTATCGATCCCGGGAGATTCGCGATCGTCCACGAGCCCGACGAGATGAAGGCCACCGCGCGGTCCGTGGCGATGATCAACGCCGGCGAGGGGCAGATCCTGATGAAGGGGCTCGTCTCCACCGACAAGTACATGCGGGCGATCCTCGACAAGGAGCGGGGCCTCATGGATCCCGGGGCGATCCTGAGCCACGTGTCGGTGATCGAGAGCCCGAACTACCACAAGCTGATCGTCTGCGGCGACGTCGCCGTCATCCCCGAGCCCGAGCTGAAGGAGAAGATCGCCATCGCCCAGTACCTGATCAGGACCGCGAAGGCCCTGGGGATCGAGCGCCCGAAGCTCGCGGTCGTGGCCGCGTCCGAGCAGGTCCTGCCGAAGGTCAAGGCGTGCCTCGACGCCGCGATCCTCGCGAAGATGGCCGAGCGGGGGCAGATCAAGGGGGCTCTCGTCGACGGCCCGCTGGGCCTCGACGCCGCGATCGACAGGGAGTCGGCGGAGATCAAGGGGATCGGCGGCGAGGTGGCGGGAGACGCCGATTGCCTCCTCTTCCCGAACCTCGACGCGGGAAACGTGTTCTACAAGACCAACACGAAGCTCGCGCGCGCGGAGCTCGGCGCGATGGTGGCCGGCGCCCGGGCCCCCGCGATCCTCTCGTCGCGCGGCGACACGGTGAAGACCAAGACCTACTCGATCGCGCTCGGCGCCCTGACCGCCAGCTGACCTCGCCGGAAGAGGCTCAGGCCGGGGTCCCGGCGTCGTATCGCTTCGGCTCTTCCTTCTCCGAGAGGACGCGCAGGGCTCCCTTCACGAGGGCGAGCATCTCGTTCTCGCCCGGGTAGACGCTGACCCCGCAACCCATCGCGGTCACGAGCCGCTCGATCGCCGCGACGAGCCGCCCGGAGCGCGCCATCCCGCCCGTGAGCAGGATGCGCTCCACCGGCTCGCCGTCGAAGGCGGGGACCATCGAGGCGATCTGTTTGCCGATCTGGTACGCCATCGCCTCGAACACCTCCGCCGCCCGCCGATCCCCCGCGTCGATCCGGTGCTCGACCTCGCGGAGATCGGCCGTGCCCAGCAGATCGATGAGGCCGCCCCGTCCCTTGTTGAGCTTCTTCAAGTCGGCGTGGGTCAGACTCCCGGAGAAGCAGAGATCGATCAGCTGCCCCGGCGGGAGGGAGCCCGACCGTTGGGGGCTGAACGGCCCCTCTCCGTCGAGACCGTTGTTCACGTCGATGTACCGTCCGCGCTTGTGGGCGCCGACGGAGATCCCGCCCCCCATGTGGGCGACGATCACGTTGATCCTCTCGTAGAAGGTCTCGTGCTCCTCGGCGTAGCGGCGGGCGGTGGAGATCTGGTTCAGGGCGTGGCTGACCACCTTCCGGCGGAGGGCCTTGACGCCGGTGATCTTCACCCGCTCCGGCGCCTCGTCGACCACGACGGGGTCCACGATGAACGCGGGCCGGCCGGTGCCGGAGACCATCTCGCGCGCGATCAGTCCGCCGAGATTCGAGGCGTGCTCCCCCCTCCGTCCGGTCTTGAGGTCCTCGGCCATCACGTCGGACACCGTGTACGTCCCGTGCGGGATCGGCCGCAGGAGGCCGCCGCGAGCGGACACCGCGTCGATGTCGTCGGGCGTCAGACCGTTCTCCTGGAGCATCCCGAGGATGGCGTTCTTCCTGAACAGGAACTGGGCCGTCACGCTCTTTCCTTCGAACGGCGCCAGCTCCTCCGCCGAGTGCTCGATCTCCTTCGCGAACACCTCCTCCTCCCCCTCGTAGATCGCGATCTTGGTCGAGGTGGAGCCGGGGTTCACGGCCAGCACCCGGTGGCGGCGGAAGAACGTGTCGCGGGGCGTCCTCTTCCACTCGCCGAACCGGTGCATCCGGAGCACCGAGGCTTTGACCGCGAGACGGACGTCCTCCGGCGTGCAGTCCATCGGGAGGTCGACGCCGCGGAACCTGATCCCGAACATGACGGGGAACTTCTTCGCGCGGGAGTACCTCGTCGCGTAGAGGAAGTACAGGAAGTTCCCCATGTCGATGTTCGGGCAGATGATGACGTTCGAGCCTCCCTCCCACATCCCGTCGCCTTCCCGCTGGTAGTACGTGGCGGACCGCTGCGACAGCGCGACCGAGACCTTGACCTCGCCGCGGATCCTGATGGTCGCGTATCGCGGGCCGTGGTCGATCCGCTCCTCGAGGATCTCGGGGACCAGGGCGGTCGCTTGCCGGACGAGGTCCGGCGAAGGTCCCTCGTCGGAGCCGCGATTCGAGTACGACACGATGGTGCCGCGGATCTCGGGCAGCTCCTCCACGGGAAACAGGTCCCGTGCGATGGCGCACGTGCCGACCGCCACGTGGGCGAGCACGTCCGGCGTCATCGAGGCGTTCACCCCCACGTCGCCGAACACCACGATGTTCTGCGGGAACACGTTCCCCGGGTGCTCGTCGGGGAGGACGAACACCCCCGCCTCGCACTGGATGTCCTGCTTCTTCAGGATCCGGAGCATCGGCCGGAAGTAGTCCCTCGGAGGGTGCTGCGCGCCGCCCACCACGGTGTCGGCGTGATCCAGCTTCACCGCGCAGATGCCGAAGTGCCCCGGCTCGCGCACGTATCTCCGGGCGTCGTCCAGGGTGGGCTTCGCTCCTGGCGTGGCGCATTCGTCCATGTAGCAGCGGGCGAACTCCTCCAAGAGGTCGTCGCGCTCCCCGATGTCGACGAACGCGCTCTCCGACATCGCGTACTCGACCCGGTTGGAATCGACGTGGCGGAGTTCCCTCTCGATCACGTCCCGCACCTCCGCCTCCGGCGCGAGGAACACCGGACGGCAGAAGCGCGTCAGGTGGCAGACGGCTTCGACGATGCGGGGATCGAGGGCCTCGGTGAACACGATCGTCGGCCGGTTCCTGGGGAGGCTCAGGATCTGCTGATCGAAGGAGGATTCGATGTCGTACATGCTGGCTCCGTGGCCGTGCGCGCGGTCGTGGTCGCGCCGGGCGGATCGGTTCGAGGGTCGCGCGGGCGGCGGCTCGGGCCGCCTCGTTCTTGAATATGGATTCTAGCAACAACGAGGGGCAAGCGTCCGCATCAGAGCGAAAGCGCGAGCCGCAACCCGTCCTCGACCGCCTTCATCGCGCGCGGGGAGAGCCGGCCGGACGGCCGGCCCCTTCCCCTATTTCCTGTCCCCCCTCGTCCACCGATCGAGCCATGCGAGCACCGTCTCGTGCCACAGGAGGCTGTTCGCCGGCTTCAGGACCCAGTGATTCTCGTCGGGGAAGTAGAGGAGCTTGCTGGGGATCCCGAGACGCTGCGCCGCGGTGAACGTGGAGATCCCCTGCGTCTCCACGACGCGGAAGTCCTTTCCGGAGTGGACCACGAGGATCGGCGTCTTCCAGTTCTTGACGAAATTGGCCGGGTTCTGCTTCTCGTACGCCTCGGGGCTCGACCACGGCGTCCCCTGATGGTCGTGCTCCGGAAACCACAGCTCCTCGGTGTCGTAGTAGGCGGCGCGCTCGTCCAGGTTGCCGTCGTGCGAGACGAGGCAGCGGAACCGGTCCGGCCAGTTCCCCGCGATCCAGTTGATCATGTAGCCGCCGAAGGAGGCGCCGAGCGCCGCGACCCGGTCGCCATCCATCCAGGGGTACCTCTCGAGGGCGGCCGCGAGCCCCTTCTTCAGGTCCTCGAGAGGCTTCCCGCCCCAGTCCCCGCGGATCGAGTCGCTGAACGCCTGCCCGTACCCCGTGGACCCGTGGAAATCCACCATGACCGCCGCGTAGCCGGCGCCGGCGTACGCCTGAGGGTTCCACCGATAGTGGAAGTCGTTCCCGAAGGAGCCCTGCGGCCCGCCGTGGATCAGGAACGCCACGGGGTACTTCCTCCCGGGGTCGAAGTCCGCGGGTTTCACCACGTAGCCCCAGACGGTCTCGCCGTTCCAACCCTTGAAGGAGAACTGCTCGGGCTCGCCCATCCGGGCGGCGGCGACCTTCTCCGCGTTGATCCGCGTGACGGTGCGCACGTCGCTCCCGTCGGGCTTGACCGAGTAGATCTCCGCCGGCGATCGCAGGTGCTCGAGGCTGTAGACGATCTGGTCGCCGGCGAGGACCGGGGACCTTACGGTCCCCTTCTCCACCACGAGCCGTGGCATCCCGCTGGCGGCGTCCACCGCGTAGAGCGCGGTCTGCCCGAGGTTCTCCGCCAACGCGTAGATCGTCTTCCCGTCGGCCGACCAGAAGATCGTGTCGGGCGAGCGGTCCCAACCCTCCGTCAGCACCCGCGCGGAGCCGTCGGGCCACGCTTTCACCACGATCCTCCGCCGGTCCGCCTCGTAGCCGGGGACCTTCATGGCGAGGTAGGCCAGGGCCTTCCCGTCGGGGGAGAAGGCGGGCGCGGTGTCCCAGGCGGAGTTGTCCGCGGTGAGGTTCCGAGGGGTGGCTCCGCCGGCGAGCGGCACCGCGAAGAGGTCGAAATTCGTGGACCACGCCTCCTCGCGCCCCGCGTCCCGCGCCGAGAACACCAGGGTCTTCCCGTCAGGCGAGAAAGCGATCTCCTCGACGCCGCCGAAGGGCTTGCCCGGGCAATCCGCGTCCATTCCCTTCATCAGGTCGACGGGCGCGCCGCCGGCGAGCGGCACCGCGAACAGGTGCGAGCGGCGCCCGTCGGTCCACTCGTCCCAGTGGCGGATGAAGAGCCGGTCGTAGATCCTCCCGCTCGACTTGCGCGCCGCGATCTCGTCGAGCCGCTTCTTGGTCCCCTCGACGGTGTCGTCCGGGAACACGTCCATCGCGACCAAGAGGGTCTTCCCGTCGGGTGACGGGAGGAAGGCGCTGACGTCGAGGGGCTGTCTCGTCGCCTGCTCCGCCTCGCCGCCGTCCACCGGGATCCGCCAGACCTGCGTCGAGCCGCCGCGCGAGGAGAGGAAGAACACCGAGCCGCCGTCCGTCGCCCAGCGCGGGCTCGACTCCCCCGCCTCGTGCGAGGTCATTCGCCGGAGCCCGGCGCCGTCCGTCCCTGCGAGCCAGAGGTGGGAGCGCCGCTTGTTGGCGTCGAGGTCGGTCACGCTCACGACGAAGACGATCCGCTTCCCGTCGGGCGAGGCCTGGGGATCCGAGATCCGGTCCATGGCCAGCATGTCGTGGATCGTGAAGGGATGCGTCTCGCTCGCTTGGGCCACGGCGAGTCCGGCGGCGGGGATCGCGAACAGGGACAGGAGCAGGGCGGTTCGGAGCATGAAGGGGTCCTCCCGTGCCCCGCCGTTTCGGCGGAGGGGGGACATCCTACCGCGAACCCGCGGCGGTTTCCCGAACCCTTGTCCTCGAGCCGGTCCTCTGTCCCTCAGGGGCAGGCGCCGGTGAGTTCCTGCGGCCGGTCGCACGCTCCGACCCCGGCGGCCTCCGGGCGCTCGGCGGGGCCCGATTCCCCTTGGCTGAAGCCGTACGAACCTTCCTTGGTGCTCGTCTGCCCCACGATCACGAAGTAGTAGAACTCGCCGGGCTGCGGGTCGCCGGGATCGAACGCCGCCCGGCCGGTGTTGCCGACCGCGCAGGCGCTCGAACTCCAGCTCGAGGCGCCCGCGATCGGGCCGGATCCCCAGTAGACCGCGTTGTCGAGCGCACCGCAGGCGGGACGGTAGTCGAGCGCCACGCCGCTCCCCAGTGACGCGCGCTCCGAGGTCATCGGCGACGCGTCGGGGCTGACCTCCGTCGGGCCGCCCGCCGTTCCGGGCGAGCAGGTCCCCGGCAGGAGAGCGTTCGTGACCCGGATGTCGTCGATCCACCACCCCGCGCGGGTCACGCCGCTGTCCGAGCTGAGAGAGAAGCGCAGCTTGATCGTCGCGCCGTTGTACGCGGACAACGAGCCGGTGTAGCTCGACGCGGGGTACGCCGGTGTCGTGATCGTGCGGGAGAAGACGGTTCCGACGCCGCTCGTCGGAAAGCCGCAGGCGTTCCCGGTGTAGAGGAGCCGATCGGGATAGTTGACGGTGGCAAGCCGGGTCCAGGTGTCGAAGAGCGGAGCGGTCGCGACCTCGACGATCCCCGCGTCGTAGTTGCCCTCCAGGTCGTACTTCGACGCGAAGGACAGGACCGCCCCGTTCTGGAGCGCGATCGCCGGCGTGGCGAGCGCGGCGCACTGGTTGTTCGAGTAGGTCCCGGTGGCGTACACCTTGGGGCCCGCCTTTCCGCCCGAGGCCAGCACCGACCAGGGAGAGGAGGCGGAGAGCTTGGCGGTCCCCGTGTCCCCCGCGTCGTCCGTGAAAGTGCCCGACACCAGTGGTCCGGTGGGGGCGGCGGAGAGCGTCCGCGTGTTGCCGTCGTCGGCGCCGCTCGCGGAATCCACCGCCCGGACGACGTAGGAGTACGTCGTCCCGAAGGCCACGGCGTCGTGGTCGGAGTACTGCGTCGTGGAGAGACCCGAAGCGATCACGTTCGACGCGGACGGCACGAACGGCGCGGTCGCGCTCCGGTGCACCCGGTAGGTCACGAGCCCGCCGCAGCGGGCGGAGGCCGCCGCCCACGTGAGGTTCACCGTGCAGGTGGACGCCGCGGCGTCCGTCACCACGGCGACCCCCGCGAAGCCGGGACCGAGCGTGCAGGCTCCCGTCGTCGAGGCGCTCGCCTCGGCCGACGAAGGCGACTCGCACCGGTCGTACGCTCGGACGACGTAGTACCAGGTCACTCCGGCCGAGACCGGGCTGTCCGCGAGCGTCGTCGCGGGCGCCGCGACGGTCCCGGCGAGCCCGTACGGCCCTCCCGGGGCGAGCCCGCGGTAGACGCGGTACTCGGTCGCACCGGCGACCCCGTCCCACGAGACGTCGATCCGGTTGTCGCCGTTCGCCGTCGCGGCGATCCCGGACGGGGCGGAGGGGTGTCCCAGCGCGACGTCCAGGGTGGCGGGCTCGGCCCCGACGGTCACCGTTCGGGTCTCGGAGCAGTAGCCGGGCATCGAGAACGTGAGGTGGTAGGTCCGGCCGTTCTGGGCGAGCCAGTGGTAGTTTCCCTTCGCGTCCGCCGTGCGCGGCGACTCCCCGTGGGTGAACGTCACCTCCTGCACGTCGACCTCGGCCGCGAGCGGCAGGCCCGTGGCGGCGTCGGTGACCTTTCCCCGGATCTGGGGGCCGTCGAGGATCTTGTCGAGGAAATACTGCCACGCGGTCCTCTGGCGCTGGACCGTGATGTTGCGCCAGGTGGCGTAGTCCGGCTGGAAGGACGAGGAGTTGACCTCAATGGCGAAGGCGTACGCCCCGAACGCTCCGTACTGGGTGTCCGAGCTGCCGCCGTCGACGGGGTAGATCGTCGACCAGATCGGGCCGGTGAGCCACTGGCCCGTTTGTCCGGCATCGTTCGGCAGGATGTCGTTCAGCCCCTGGGCGACCTCGTCCATCGCGGCGAGTTCGTCCGGGTCGGTGCAGCCGTAGCTGTACATCAGGTACTCGCCGTACGAGTGGTAGGTGAGCGCGTAGAACGGGCGGACGTCCTGGACCAGCTGGACCATTCCCTGGGTCTCCGGCTCGGACTCGGCCGAGGCGCCGCGATTCGTCTCGTCGGTGCAAACGCTGGTGGACCCGTTGCAGGAGCCCCACATGAAGCGATAGTTCCGGTTGACGTCCACGGGACAGCTCGGGCGGCGGTTCTTCCGCCAGGAAGTGTCGTGCTGGAA
The Terriglobia bacterium genome window above contains:
- a CDS encoding IclR family transcriptional regulator; the encoded protein is MERSADGARYALGMRLFERASNVRRELKDVAHEFMLELHHRFNETVNLGVLDNGEVLYLDILQNSRPFR
- a CDS encoding aspartyl protease family protein, whose product is MYWSAGAAPTRAETIARLAKYLGISEGDDPDRIEGARGTMRLYTALGERQVWIPKSRPARLELPLYPLPGVAGRNRGYLVEAVLGEGKRTRLLLDTGSGGLFLLERIARRGGLVPLSEETVFGGGGGGRQTTRRGLLPAIALGDLRFADALVSTTTDEIEPTGRYHGVLGLPVFEGYRVTLDLERSRLVLEPPAEEPGGSPYWSIAGQMLVRVEAGEGAGGLFMLDTGATSSQVSLTLAKSAPKASLGAEIPVRGFGGTMPGARPVRGIALAFQGLASEGRELIAADLTMRSRLGGVEVSGQLGLDLLDGTRVVVDTKAHRIEVTRGTKTKK
- a CDS encoding phosphate butyryltransferase → MPITRLDQMIDALKSRPRKRLIAAYANDPHTVGAVGRAVELGIVDATLVGDEAAIRAACVREGIDPGRFAIVHEPDEMKATARSVAMINAGEGQILMKGLVSTDKYMRAILDKERGLMDPGAILSHVSVIESPNYHKLIVCGDVAVIPEPELKEKIAIAQYLIRTAKALGIERPKLAVVAASEQVLPKVKACLDAAILAKMAERGQIKGALVDGPLGLDAAIDRESAEIKGIGGEVAGDADCLLFPNLDAGNVFYKTNTKLARAELGAMVAGARAPAILSSRGDTVKTKTYSIALGALTAS
- the buk gene encoding butyrate kinase, with translation MYDIESSFDQQILSLPRNRPTIVFTEALDPRIVEAVCHLTRFCRPVFLAPEAEVRDVIERELRHVDSNRVEYAMSESAFVDIGERDDLLEEFARCYMDECATPGAKPTLDDARRYVREPGHFGICAVKLDHADTVVGGAQHPPRDYFRPMLRILKKQDIQCEAGVFVLPDEHPGNVFPQNIVVFGDVGVNASMTPDVLAHVAVGTCAIARDLFPVEELPEIRGTIVSYSNRGSDEGPSPDLVRQATALVPEILEERIDHGPRYATIRIRGEVKVSVALSQRSATYYQREGDGMWEGGSNVIICPNIDMGNFLYFLYATRYSRAKKFPVMFGIRFRGVDLPMDCTPEDVRLAVKASVLRMHRFGEWKRTPRDTFFRRHRVLAVNPGSTSTKIAIYEGEEEVFAKEIEHSAEELAPFEGKSVTAQFLFRKNAILGMLQENGLTPDDIDAVSARGGLLRPIPHGTYTVSDVMAEDLKTGRRGEHASNLGGLIAREMVSGTGRPAFIVDPVVVDEAPERVKITGVKALRRKVVSHALNQISTARRYAEEHETFYERINVIVAHMGGGISVGAHKRGRYIDVNNGLDGEGPFSPQRSGSLPPGQLIDLCFSGSLTHADLKKLNKGRGGLIDLLGTADLREVEHRIDAGDRRAAEVFEAMAYQIGKQIASMVPAFDGEPVERILLTGGMARSGRLVAAIERLVTAMGCGVSVYPGENEMLALVKGALRVLSEKEEPKRYDAGTPA
- a CDS encoding S9 family peptidase, which encodes MLRTALLLSLFAIPAAGLAVAQASETHPFTIHDMLAMDRISDPQASPDGKRIVFVVSVTDLDANKRRSHLWLAGTDGAGLRRMTSHEAGESSPRWATDGGSVFFLSSRGGSTQVWRIPVDGGEAEQATRQPLDVSAFLPSPDGKTLLVAMDVFPDDTVEGTKKRLDEIAARKSSGRIYDRLFIRHWDEWTDGRRSHLFAVPLAGGAPVDLMKGMDADCPGKPFGGVEEIAFSPDGKTLVFSARDAGREEAWSTNFDLFAVPLAGGATPRNLTADNSAWDTAPAFSPDGKALAYLAMKVPGYEADRRRIVVKAWPDGSARVLTEGWDRSPDTIFWSADGKTIYALAENLGQTALYAVDAASGMPRLVVEKGTVRSPVLAGDQIVYSLEHLRSPAEIYSVKPDGSDVRTVTRINAEKVAAARMGEPEQFSFKGWNGETVWGYVVKPADFDPGRKYPVAFLIHGGPQGSFGNDFHYRWNPQAYAGAGYAAVMVDFHGSTGYGQAFSDSIRGDWGGKPLEDLKKGLAAALERYPWMDGDRVAALGASFGGYMINWIAGNWPDRFRCLVSHDGNLDERAAYYDTEELWFPEHDHQGTPWSSPEAYEKQNPANFVKNWKTPILVVHSGKDFRVVETQGISTFTAAQRLGIPSKLLYFPDENHWVLKPANSLLWHETVLAWLDRWTRGDRK
- a CDS encoding carboxypeptidase regulatory-like domain-containing protein — its product is MSSSVPARVPASKVFLVASGLIALVALLGRLPALAQEGNAKYFVDVRLDGLARARDLAAAGFDVAGVNRAALTAGVVASSADLDRLTAMGFKFEVRQRMTTGRAPDALQDYTDPQELSTFMDQVQAAYPTLAKKFVLKDTLFEGQKQYAMKITKDVSTDNDRPAFILDAQHHAREVMTAEIARDVIDYLTRVYVNGDPLDPSAQAKVQRWVDNVDIWVVGSVNPDGAMYVFQHDTSWRKNRRPSCPVDVNRNYRFMWGSCNGSTSVCTDETNRGASAESEPETQGMVQLVQDVRPFYALTYHSYGEYLMYSYGCTDPDELAAMDEVAQGLNDILPNDAGQTGQWLTGPIWSTIYPVDGGSSDTQYGAFGAYAFAIEVNSSSFQPDYATWRNITVQRQRTAWQYFLDKILDGPQIRGKVTDAATGLPLAAEVDVQEVTFTHGESPRTADAKGNYHWLAQNGRTYHLTFSMPGYCSETRTVTVGAEPATLDVALGHPSAPSGIAATANGDNRIDVSWDGVAGATEYRVYRGLAPGGPYGLAGTVAAPATTLADSPVSAGVTWYYVVRAYDRCESPSSAEASASTTGACTLGPGFAGVAVVTDAAASTCTVNLTWAAASARCGGLVTYRVHRSATAPFVPSASNVIASGLSTTQYSDHDAVAFGTTYSYVVRAVDSASGADDGNTRTLSAAPTGPLVSGTFTDDAGDTGTAKLSASSPWSVLASGGKAGPKVYATGTYSNNQCAALATPAIALQNGAVLSFASKYDLEGNYDAGIVEVATAPLFDTWTRLATVNYPDRLLYTGNACGFPTSGVGTVFSRTITTPAYPASSYTGSLSAYNGATIKLRFSLSSDSGVTRAGWWIDDIRVTNALLPGTCSPGTAGGPTEVSPDASPMTSERASLGSGVALDYRPACGALDNAVYWGSGPIAGASSWSSSACAVGNTGRAAFDPGDPQPGEFYYFVIVGQTSTKEGSYGFSQGESGPAERPEAAGVGACDRPQELTGACP